The Sediminispirochaeta bajacaliforniensis DSM 16054 genome contains a region encoding:
- a CDS encoding sensor histidine kinase — MICKSSLHDSAGRTNDILLVEDDKQDVPIQDSGLIGAGYRIHRTSSCREALRIVTRRDRDYLVLMATELSNGQDPIETTRQMLSTRHVPVIFLSKYSDGNTLQRISSVSPRYGFLLRQSEPSLLLASVDIAFELYRSRTTGPGKKPRKRVASDTSHSRLFIDNAVDGIVIIDEEGTIVEWNRAQEEITGLSASKTLGMHVWDIELLPETSTAAMHHYVERGKIPQEDSLSVTEIIRADKASRIVEVATFGFTTDCGHAAASITRDLTDRLGTDARIQGLLKEKELLLKEVHHRVKNDLAFVGSMLMLQLGMEENEEVRESLTDAQKRIAVVMQVYEDLYRNDSTKHVDSRSVVRKIISEAHTIAPGCAPLFCLDVESIKLPPRTGIAFGTILNELLTNSIKYRKSLTEGPKISITLTTDRPNYMKLKVSDDGIGFPDSVLAGNFSGFGLTVIDTLVRQYGGSLIMENSIGAFVSIEMRIRM; from the coding sequence ATGATCTGCAAAAGTTCTCTTCATGATTCGGCCGGCCGCACCAATGATATTCTGCTTGTCGAAGACGATAAGCAGGATGTACCGATCCAAGACTCCGGCCTCATTGGCGCTGGCTATCGCATACACCGAACGTCTTCCTGCCGCGAAGCACTTCGTATCGTAACCAGACGTGATCGGGATTATTTGGTTCTGATGGCCACAGAACTCTCCAATGGCCAGGATCCCATCGAAACAACGCGGCAAATGCTTTCGACCCGGCATGTTCCCGTCATTTTTCTGTCAAAGTATTCAGACGGCAACACCTTGCAAAGGATTTCATCCGTCTCGCCCCGCTACGGCTTTTTATTGCGGCAAAGTGAACCTTCACTGTTACTGGCATCGGTTGATATCGCCTTCGAGCTTTATAGATCACGGACGACAGGGCCGGGGAAGAAGCCAAGGAAACGCGTTGCATCCGACACAAGTCATTCACGTCTGTTTATCGACAATGCAGTCGACGGAATCGTCATTATAGACGAGGAGGGGACCATTGTAGAGTGGAACCGGGCCCAGGAAGAAATCACCGGGCTTTCCGCTTCGAAGACGCTGGGTATGCACGTTTGGGATATTGAGCTCCTTCCCGAAACATCCACGGCGGCGATGCACCACTATGTTGAAAGGGGAAAGATTCCACAAGAGGATTCTCTATCCGTGACGGAGATCATCCGTGCAGACAAGGCATCCAGAATTGTTGAAGTGGCAACCTTCGGATTTACAACCGATTGCGGTCATGCCGCCGCCAGCATCACACGGGATCTAACAGACCGTCTTGGAACTGATGCAAGGATACAAGGCTTGTTAAAGGAGAAAGAGCTCCTCCTGAAGGAAGTACATCACAGGGTGAAGAACGACCTCGCCTTTGTCGGATCCATGCTGATGCTGCAACTCGGCATGGAGGAAAATGAAGAGGTAAGGGAATCTCTCACAGATGCACAAAAACGGATTGCCGTGGTCATGCAGGTATATGAAGACCTCTATCGAAACGACAGCACAAAGCATGTGGACAGCCGATCGGTGGTGAGAAAAATTATAAGCGAAGCGCATACAATAGCTCCGGGGTGCGCCCCGCTCTTTTGCCTTGACGTCGAATCGATAAAGCTTCCTCCCCGAACGGGAATAGCCTTTGGTACAATCCTGAATGAGTTACTGACCAACAGCATCAAATATCGAAAATCATTAACGGAAGGACCGAAAATCAGCATTACCCTCACTACCGATAGGCCCAATTATATGAAACTGAAGGTAAGTGACGACGGAATAGGTTTTCCCGATTCGGTCCTTGCCGGGAATTTCTCAGGCTTCGGCTTAACGGTTATCGATACGTTGGTCAGACAATACGGCGGCAGTCTCATTA
- a CDS encoding MnhB domain-containing protein, with protein sequence MGNGFKTDILDTVSRKLGPYVLLFGCYMISYGHVSPGGGFQGGVVLASGGILMLLGCREERIEGLFPLSALSLAEAFGFLIFLGIGIAGILFAGFFLASPFGSPIESKSVIPWFIYMLNMVIGIKVGAGVGLICIALLQKS encoded by the coding sequence GTGGGCAATGGATTTAAGACCGACATTCTCGATACAGTCAGCAGAAAACTGGGGCCCTACGTTCTTCTCTTCGGCTGTTACATGATAAGCTACGGCCATGTAAGTCCAGGTGGTGGTTTTCAGGGCGGGGTGGTTTTGGCCTCGGGTGGGATTCTGATGCTTCTCGGTTGCCGCGAGGAACGGATCGAAGGGCTGTTCCCGCTTTCGGCCCTTAGCCTTGCCGAGGCTTTCGGCTTCCTGATCTTCCTTGGAATAGGGATCGCAGGTATCCTTTTCGCCGGTTTCTTTTTAGCTTCCCCCTTCGGCTCTCCAATCGAAAGCAAGAGTGTAATTCCCTGGTTTATCTATATGCTGAATATGGTGATAGGCATTAAAGTCGGAGCGGGAGTCGGTCTTATCTGCATCGCCCTGCTTCAAAAGAGTTGA
- a CDS encoding Na(+)/H(+) antiporter subunit B, protein MEAIAISVTLGMLVIVSITALLAKRLLVSVILMSVFSLLSALLFYLCDAPDVAITEAAVGAGVSTFIYVWAIHKTSHMDDDGKE, encoded by the coding sequence ATGGAAGCGATAGCAATAAGTGTCACCCTCGGGATGCTGGTGATCGTATCTATCACGGCCCTGCTTGCAAAGCGTCTTTTGGTTTCGGTGATATTGATGTCGGTATTCAGCCTCCTTTCTGCCCTCCTCTTTTACCTTTGCGATGCACCCGACGTGGCAATAACCGAAGCGGCCGTCGGTGCCGGCGTTTCCACCTTCATCTATGTATGGGCGATTCATAAAACCAGTCACATGGACGATGACGGGAAGGAGTAA
- the mnhG gene encoding monovalent cation/H(+) antiporter subunit G has translation MSWITALFFLLGALFALMGNLGTLLFPDVYTRLQAASTCSTTTVFSIMVGSLFITGFSLMGGKILVITLFFMISSPVSGHIIARYAWRSGQVPWRRPTWKR, from the coding sequence GTGAGCTGGATAACAGCGCTCTTTTTCCTTCTGGGCGCCCTCTTCGCCCTTATGGGGAATCTCGGGACCCTCCTTTTTCCCGATGTCTATACGAGGCTCCAGGCGGCTTCCACCTGCAGCACCACCACGGTTTTTTCGATCATGGTAGGTTCTCTTTTCATAACCGGTTTTTCACTAATGGGCGGGAAAATTCTGGTTATCACCCTTTTTTTCATGATATCAAGCCCCGTATCCGGCCATATCATTGCCCGCTATGCATGGCGTAGCGGGCAGGTTCCCTGGAGGCGGCCGACATGGAAGCGATAG
- a CDS encoding monovalent cation/H+ antiporter complex subunit F has protein sequence MDIFASAPPVSLLLDLMLAFLLGSALISMIRVVIGPSAADRMIGLNLVSGQILALLVLLAVRGGHGIYLDVALVYDIFGFVGLLAITHYLQRKGEGE, from the coding sequence ATGGATATTTTTGCTTCCGCCCCTCCCGTTTCGCTGCTTCTTGATCTCATGCTCGCCTTCCTTCTCGGCTCCGCTTTAATCAGCATGATAAGAGTCGTGATAGGCCCAAGTGCCGCAGACAGGATGATAGGTCTCAACCTGGTCAGCGGCCAGATTCTTGCCCTCCTGGTTCTTCTTGCTGTCAGGGGAGGACATGGAATATACCTCGACGTAGCCTTGGTCTACGACATCTTCGGCTTTGTCGGTCTTCTTGCTATTACCCACTACCTGCAGCGAAAGGGAGAAGGAGAGTGA
- a CDS encoding Na+/H+ antiporter subunit E encodes MNLYRKWSFVRMLLTSLYLFPAWLLFTWSTEPANLIMGAFFSLLIASLTYPLFIDQSEAGRRSLLPKIPLLFIYLLLVAWKMYISSFQVVWKIIRGRYNPRIVHFRTRLSSDTARTVLANSITMTPGTITVDMNDDHLIVHWLDAPTTHSRYAGELIKGNMERLLRRIWI; translated from the coding sequence ATGAACCTTTATCGCAAATGGTCCTTTGTCAGGATGCTCCTCACCAGCTTATACCTTTTTCCCGCCTGGCTCCTTTTCACCTGGTCGACGGAACCAGCAAACCTTATTATGGGCGCTTTCTTTTCTCTCCTTATCGCAAGTCTTACCTATCCCCTTTTTATCGATCAGAGCGAGGCGGGAAGAAGGAGCCTTTTACCGAAGATACCTCTATTGTTCATATACCTTCTTCTGGTGGCCTGGAAAATGTATATCTCAAGTTTCCAGGTTGTCTGGAAGATTATTCGGGGACGATACAACCCCAGGATCGTTCACTTCCGTACCCGCCTTTCTTCGGACACAGCCCGTACCGTGCTGGCGAACTCCATCACCATGACCCCCGGAACCATCACCGTCGATATGAACGACGATCACCTGATCGTCCACTGGCTTGATGCTCCGACAACCCATTCCCGTTATGCCGGAGAACTTATCAAGGGAAATATGGAAAGGCTCCTGCGCCGTATCTGGATATGA
- a CDS encoding PTS sugar transporter subunit IIA translates to MKTIATMLEEGVIDLSLKASRKKQAIKELAALLAETKKVSDCEKIAKAVLAREKVASTGIGHGIAIPHKLSPSVQETVMIFGRSKEGIAFDAIDRKPAHLLFFIVGPENSSADHLKLLSRLSRLLTQESFRDQLLEARSPEEVVALFRNNEES, encoded by the coding sequence GTGAAAACCATTGCGACGATGCTTGAGGAAGGTGTCATCGATCTTTCCCTGAAAGCAAGCCGAAAAAAACAGGCTATCAAAGAACTTGCCGCTCTTCTCGCCGAAACGAAAAAGGTTTCCGACTGTGAAAAGATCGCAAAAGCGGTGCTCGCACGGGAAAAGGTGGCATCCACCGGTATCGGCCACGGAATTGCAATTCCCCATAAGCTAAGCCCATCGGTACAAGAGACGGTGATGATCTTCGGCCGAAGCAAAGAGGGAATTGCATTTGATGCAATCGATCGAAAACCGGCCCACCTGCTTTTTTTCATCGTCGGCCCTGAAAACTCGAGTGCAGATCATCTGAAACTCCTCAGCAGGCTCAGCAGGCTTCTGACCCAGGAATCCTTCCGTGATCAATTGCTGGAGGCCCGATCCCCCGAGGAGGTCGTGGCCCTTTTCAGAAACAACGAGGAATCATGA
- a CDS encoding P-II family nitrogen regulator: MKLLVVVLNKEELLDEVLSAYVEAGIDGATILDSEGMGRFLTYEVPLFADFKSFMKGNKPYNKTIFSVVREEAAIGRLRKLLDSVVGGLSEPGTGIMFTLPVDFAAGLVGMEETGENHCDDA; this comes from the coding sequence TTGAAATTACTGGTTGTGGTATTGAACAAGGAAGAGTTACTCGACGAGGTACTCTCGGCCTATGTTGAAGCGGGTATCGACGGCGCTACTATTCTCGATTCGGAGGGTATGGGAAGGTTCCTCACCTACGAAGTGCCTTTGTTTGCCGACTTCAAGAGCTTTATGAAAGGAAACAAACCCTATAATAAAACCATCTTTTCCGTAGTCCGGGAGGAAGCGGCAATCGGACGCCTGCGAAAACTTCTCGATTCGGTGGTGGGGGGGCTTTCGGAGCCGGGGACCGGTATCATGTTTACCCTTCCCGTCGACTTTGCAGCGGGTTTGGTTGGAATGGAGGAAACGGGTGAAAACCATTGCGACGATGCTTGA
- a CDS encoding radical SAM protein — protein sequence MKNEELSAYYRNCHLCPRNCGVDRSSLVRGICGEGAVVRAACAVLHRGEEPPIAGEKGSGALFFTGCSLGCNFCQNRQISRGGYGGERSVEELAGLFSRLEKEGAETIDLVTATHFAPSVATALEMASVKIPVVWNGSGYESPSTLDLIESFVDIHLPDLKTLSSERARRLFRAPDYPVVAKAAIERMGRSHPLEYKHGRLVRGVIVRHLVMPGLLEESKELLRWYAEHLADRTLLSLMVQFVDIDGGDDGPVLGEAQYDELVDFLGELGIEEGFIQESGDERPWIPDFTRDNPFPPAFSQPVWHC from the coding sequence ATGAAAAATGAAGAGCTTTCCGCTTATTATCGTAACTGTCACCTATGCCCCCGCAACTGCGGTGTGGATCGGAGCTCCCTTGTCCGCGGGATCTGCGGAGAGGGCGCGGTCGTTCGGGCGGCCTGTGCCGTCCTTCACCGCGGGGAAGAGCCTCCCATCGCCGGGGAGAAGGGGAGCGGCGCGCTCTTTTTTACCGGTTGTTCCCTCGGCTGCAATTTTTGTCAGAACAGGCAGATAAGCCGTGGCGGCTATGGCGGAGAACGTTCCGTAGAGGAGCTTGCCGGGCTTTTTTCCCGTCTTGAAAAGGAGGGTGCCGAGACAATAGATCTCGTTACCGCCACTCATTTCGCCCCTTCGGTGGCCACGGCCCTGGAGATGGCTTCTGTAAAGATCCCTGTAGTCTGGAACGGATCGGGGTATGAGAGCCCTTCGACGCTCGACCTTATCGAGTCGTTTGTCGATATTCATCTTCCCGATCTAAAAACCCTCTCTTCCGAGCGTGCCCGTCGCCTTTTCAGGGCCCCCGACTATCCGGTCGTCGCAAAGGCTGCCATCGAACGTATGGGCCGCTCCCATCCCCTCGAGTATAAGCATGGCCGTTTGGTACGGGGAGTGATTGTCCGCCATCTCGTGATGCCGGGGCTGCTGGAGGAGAGCAAGGAGCTTCTTCGCTGGTATGCGGAGCATCTTGCCGATAGAACCCTGCTCTCGCTTATGGTGCAGTTTGTGGATATCGACGGTGGTGATGACGGCCCGGTGCTCGGCGAAGCACAGTACGATGAGCTTGTGGATTTCCTTGGCGAGCTTGGTATCGAAGAGGGGTTTATCCAGGAATCAGGGGACGAACGCCCCTGGATTCCCGATTTTACGAGAGACAATCCCTTTCCCCCGGCCTTTTCCCAACCCGTCTGGCACTGCTGA
- the pyrH gene encoding UMP kinase gives MADVKVLSVGGSILAPSEPDVLFIRNFLAVLQEYLEGQEERRLILVSGGGAPARVYQQAYRQILQPEMGSSDDQDMIGIAATRLNAQLLRGVLGDLCKDEVVTDPSADFPFTGRVLVAAGWKPGFSTDNDAVVLAKRFAADTVVNLSNIAKIYSADPKLDPSARPLDRISWADFRKMVGDEWTPGKNLPFDPVAAKLGEAIGLRVITAEGRNIENLKHILAGEPFEGSIIEP, from the coding sequence ATGGCTGATGTAAAGGTGCTCTCGGTTGGAGGGTCGATTCTGGCCCCATCGGAACCGGATGTCCTGTTTATACGAAATTTCCTGGCGGTATTGCAGGAATATCTTGAAGGACAAGAAGAACGGCGGCTGATTTTGGTAAGTGGGGGAGGTGCCCCGGCGAGGGTCTATCAGCAGGCATATCGGCAGATTCTTCAGCCGGAGATGGGCAGCAGCGATGACCAGGATATGATCGGCATCGCCGCGACCCGGCTCAACGCGCAGCTGCTTCGGGGTGTACTGGGGGATCTCTGTAAAGACGAAGTAGTCACCGATCCTTCCGCAGACTTTCCCTTTACCGGGAGGGTGCTTGTGGCGGCCGGCTGGAAACCGGGCTTTTCAACGGATAACGATGCAGTGGTCCTTGCAAAGCGTTTTGCAGCCGATACCGTCGTAAACCTTTCGAATATCGCGAAAATCTACTCTGCCGATCCGAAACTCGATCCTTCGGCTCGCCCCCTCGACAGAATCAGCTGGGCTGATTTTCGGAAGATGGTGGGCGACGAGTGGACTCCCGGTAAGAATCTTCCCTTTGATCCCGTCGCCGCAAAGCTCGGTGAGGCAATCGGTCTACGGGTCATCACCGCCGAAGGAAGAAATATTGAGAATCTGAAGCACATCCTGGCAGGAGAGCCCTTCGAAGGCAGCATCATCGAGCCGTAA
- a CDS encoding tetratricopeptide repeat protein: MAFRPFEQLIRRTNRLLLRLFSRKPEAGSIVTERWETSFSEKEAHRRFDVGGGPGYRAAYREGYFSLELQKPDFFAWVQDQQYQYDDVLVEIEMTIPSGAEEMNYSAGLLLRKISEDSFYYVLVSDTGMFRFDFVFNGHPRTLIPWTAAPRGAAAAEKDDSSGFRRVTLKLIARGTSFTFFIDGAWAGEVEDDGGRSGYIALAAQRYHARNPQEGDRTEVRFLSLLVESRPVEVEIEYLRWTRAIKPSPEQRIILARRFFDFGNFGPALIQLKRAFTGRAPLPEEELLLAECYLSLGFYDSALLHIERILEGDPGMEEALREKAGVLYLQGRIDELLGLLDTMEAQKPLSSALLNLRGNALSSLGRFDQAADLYRRAFEGDPSVSQFALNAAASFERSGKNTEALAMYRKAAGELYRQQAWDELERAIAAVRRYAPDDPEALAIEGKIAFEDGNWARAEALLRPLVQRGCGDSAVYYLCALLDLHRNDLASAAALTDAALALEPDYPLYHFKRAEIGYLSGKGNEEEARRALELDRENGWNWNLLGLILLDERKDAEALDLFEHAKQLLPEEPEPIINYSEALLRLRGCKAAVSCIDDALTCLSSPQLFNRKGNILSASHRYDEAADAYLAAARDEPANPLWRENGAAALLAADRVPEAERILARLLEENPTALRYRLTGQAAFRTGEYSRALSAFQAAVESDPKDPFCRADLAEMLMVRGRYSEADEQLSIAERAADDVDFPHIGALRRRLRDEGGEEYRCAGCGRSWWVPSDADAPDRLKLKGEPPAEAPAGKCPSCGAVFCVACGMEHLSEGRFHCPVCNVPLKLNDAGLRYLVMHLVSAGKNGR; encoded by the coding sequence ATGGCATTCAGACCCTTTGAACAACTCATACGCAGAACCAACCGCCTGCTTTTGCGCCTCTTTTCCCGAAAGCCGGAGGCCGGAAGCATTGTGACGGAGCGTTGGGAAACCTCGTTTTCGGAAAAGGAGGCTCATAGACGCTTTGATGTCGGCGGCGGGCCAGGATACCGGGCCGCCTACAGGGAGGGGTATTTTTCTCTTGAGCTGCAGAAGCCGGATTTTTTCGCCTGGGTCCAGGATCAACAGTACCAATATGATGATGTTCTTGTGGAAATCGAGATGACGATTCCCTCCGGTGCGGAGGAAATGAACTATTCCGCCGGTCTCCTGTTACGGAAGATTTCCGAGGATTCTTTTTACTACGTTCTTGTGAGCGATACAGGAATGTTCCGATTCGATTTCGTATTTAACGGTCATCCGAGAACGTTGATTCCCTGGACCGCTGCTCCCCGGGGGGCAGCGGCTGCGGAAAAGGATGATTCATCCGGTTTCCGCAGGGTGACGCTGAAGTTGATTGCCAGAGGAACCTCCTTTACCTTTTTTATCGACGGGGCGTGGGCTGGAGAGGTGGAGGATGACGGCGGACGAAGCGGTTATATTGCCCTGGCTGCCCAGCGTTATCATGCCCGTAATCCTCAGGAAGGCGACCGAACAGAGGTCAGGTTTCTCTCCCTGTTGGTCGAGTCTCGCCCGGTAGAGGTCGAGATTGAATATCTTCGCTGGACCCGTGCAATAAAACCTTCTCCTGAGCAGCGGATTATTCTTGCCCGTCGATTTTTCGATTTTGGTAACTTTGGGCCCGCTCTTATCCAATTGAAACGTGCCTTTACCGGACGGGCCCCCCTCCCCGAAGAAGAACTGCTTTTGGCTGAATGCTATCTTTCTCTTGGTTTTTACGATTCAGCGCTTTTGCACATAGAGCGAATCCTTGAAGGCGATCCGGGCATGGAGGAGGCTCTTAGGGAAAAGGCCGGGGTCCTCTATCTCCAGGGGCGTATCGATGAACTTCTTGGGCTTCTCGATACGATGGAAGCTCAAAAGCCTTTGTCCTCTGCTTTGCTCAACCTTCGTGGTAACGCCCTTTCTTCCCTTGGGCGCTTTGACCAAGCCGCGGACTTGTACCGCCGTGCCTTTGAGGGGGATCCCTCTGTCAGCCAGTTTGCCCTGAACGCTGCAGCCTCTTTCGAGCGAAGCGGGAAAAACACGGAGGCGCTTGCAATGTATCGAAAGGCAGCCGGTGAGCTTTATCGACAGCAGGCTTGGGACGAACTTGAGCGGGCCATTGCCGCCGTTCGTCGCTATGCACCCGATGATCCCGAGGCCCTTGCCATAGAGGGCAAGATCGCTTTTGAGGATGGAAATTGGGCTCGTGCCGAGGCTCTGCTTCGTCCCCTTGTCCAAAGGGGGTGCGGCGATAGCGCGGTCTACTATCTTTGCGCCCTTCTCGACCTGCACAGGAATGATCTCGCCTCCGCCGCCGCTTTGACGGATGCGGCACTTGCCCTGGAGCCTGATTATCCCCTCTATCATTTTAAACGGGCAGAGATAGGGTATCTTTCCGGCAAGGGAAATGAGGAGGAGGCCCGCCGGGCCCTCGAACTGGATCGGGAGAACGGCTGGAACTGGAACCTTTTGGGACTGATTTTGCTTGATGAAAGAAAAGATGCTGAGGCACTGGATCTCTTTGAGCATGCAAAACAGCTTTTGCCGGAAGAGCCGGAACCGATAATAAACTATTCCGAGGCCCTCCTTCGTCTTCGGGGATGCAAAGCCGCCGTATCCTGTATCGACGATGCCCTTACCTGTCTCTCTTCTCCACAGCTTTTCAATCGCAAGGGTAATATCCTTTCTGCTTCACACCGCTACGACGAGGCAGCCGATGCCTACCTTGCTGCTGCCCGGGATGAACCTGCGAATCCTCTTTGGCGGGAAAACGGTGCTGCTGCACTGCTTGCTGCCGACCGTGTCCCCGAGGCGGAGCGGATTCTCGCCCGTCTTCTTGAGGAAAATCCTACTGCCCTGCGCTACAGGCTTACCGGGCAGGCTGCCTTTAGAACCGGTGAATATTCCCGTGCCCTTTCCGCCTTTCAGGCCGCCGTCGAAAGCGATCCGAAAGATCCCTTTTGCAGGGCCGACCTGGCGGAGATGCTGATGGTTCGGGGGCGCTATAGTGAGGCGGATGAGCAGCTTAGCATTGCCGAAAGGGCGGCGGACGATGTGGATTTTCCCCATATTGGGGCCCTCCGTCGTCGTCTTCGGGATGAAGGAGGAGAGGAATACCGCTGTGCAGGCTGCGGGCGCAGCTGGTGGGTTCCATCGGATGCCGATGCCCCCGATCGCCTGAAACTCAAGGGTGAACCCCCTGCCGAGGCTCCTGCGGGAAAATGTCCCTCCTGCGGGGCTGTCTTTTGTGTCGCCTGCGGTATGGAACATCTTTCGGAGGGACGATTTCACTGCCCGGTCTGTAATGTCCCCTTGAAACTCAATGATGCAGGGCTTCGCTATCTTGTCATGCATCTGGTTTCGGCCGGAAAGAACGGCCGGTAA
- a CDS encoding LolA family protein, whose translation MNQQTTRLFRAFSLIVFVFLSAALSAQEILTAERFFNSVSDAYGKVDDYEALITINHGDTTMEGVCYYKSPNLLRINFTEPKDQTIVVDGEKMSLYLPRQNVVLRQQLKRHSQATLASMASSQGLALLKRGYSIAFLDGPDPVPLDEGSDVLVRNLNLHWRSTDEGFRQIIISVDEDLRIRRMKGITADYESFQFDFNAVDVNQGIPDARFQYDEPASAYIIENFLFEPEE comes from the coding sequence ATGAACCAGCAAACAACTCGCCTGTTTCGGGCTTTTTCTCTTATCGTCTTTGTATTTCTTTCTGCTGCCTTGTCGGCTCAGGAAATCCTTACGGCCGAACGTTTTTTCAACTCGGTTTCCGATGCCTACGGAAAGGTTGATGATTATGAGGCCTTGATTACCATCAACCATGGTGATACCACAATGGAGGGGGTTTGTTATTATAAATCCCCCAATCTCCTGCGGATCAATTTTACCGAACCAAAGGATCAGACTATTGTTGTTGACGGTGAAAAGATGAGTCTCTACCTCCCGCGGCAGAATGTGGTACTTCGACAGCAGCTCAAACGTCATAGCCAGGCAACCTTGGCCTCAATGGCCAGCAGTCAGGGCTTGGCTCTGCTCAAGCGGGGATATAGTATCGCCTTTCTTGATGGTCCCGATCCTGTTCCTTTGGACGAAGGTTCCGATGTATTGGTCCGTAATCTCAACCTTCATTGGCGAAGCACCGACGAGGGGTTTCGCCAGATCATCATTTCTGTGGATGAGGACCTGCGAATTCGTCGTATGAAAGGGATTACCGCCGATTACGAATCTTTTCAGTTCGATTTTAATGCTGTTGATGTAAACCAAGGGATACCCGATGCGCGCTTTCAGTATGATGAGCCCGCTTCTGCGTATATCATTGAAAATTTTCTGTTTGAACCGGAAGAATAA
- a CDS encoding helix-turn-helix domain-containing protein, with protein MESIGVKLRQTREERGYSIEQVARDTNIARRYIDALENEDFTIFPGEPYIVGFLRNYADYLGLESEELVGLYRNLKLQEQPAPMEQLLDRKRKIPVLPAVIILVVLALIAAGVYLIGFSGMLGKEKSGSAGDEAAAAKASVSPDEQIEHFPLEEEILEKRFSVNDVVFVSLENGDVPITITSVDQTVEMRTAAGDLEFSMDEDRQVDIDGDGEADLRIFVNDILVSDKSAVIRFDRFLKRPLEGGGEGLEETDSTPAVGESSVASRRSEPVTITTASRPNPFQVELSFRGYCLFRYLSDSSQREERYFHKDELFRIDVDREIRLWVSNAGLVTAKITGKEVDLGGAGEVSTKLVRWERSDSGNYELKLIPVY; from the coding sequence ATGGAGTCGATTGGAGTCAAATTGCGGCAGACCCGTGAAGAACGGGGGTATTCGATTGAACAGGTTGCCAGGGACACCAACATTGCCCGACGATATATTGACGCCCTTGAAAATGAGGATTTTACCATATTTCCGGGAGAACCCTATATCGTCGGATTTCTCAGAAACTATGCCGATTATCTCGGCCTTGAAAGTGAAGAGTTGGTTGGGCTGTACAGAAATCTTAAGCTCCAGGAGCAGCCTGCGCCCATGGAGCAACTTCTCGACAGAAAGCGAAAGATACCTGTCTTGCCTGCGGTAATCATTCTTGTCGTTCTTGCTCTTATCGCGGCGGGTGTTTATCTTATCGGTTTTTCAGGAATGCTGGGAAAAGAAAAAAGCGGCAGTGCCGGCGATGAGGCAGCAGCTGCCAAGGCTTCCGTATCCCCTGATGAGCAGATTGAGCACTTTCCTCTGGAAGAAGAGATCCTGGAAAAGCGCTTTTCCGTCAACGATGTCGTTTTTGTCTCTCTGGAAAACGGGGATGTCCCAATTACCATAACGTCCGTCGACCAGACGGTCGAAATGCGTACGGCCGCCGGTGATCTTGAGTTCTCCATGGATGAGGATCGGCAGGTGGATATCGACGGCGATGGTGAGGCCGATCTGAGAATTTTCGTGAACGATATTCTTGTTTCCGATAAAAGTGCTGTGATTCGTTTCGACCGTTTCCTTAAACGTCCGCTGGAGGGGGGCGGTGAAGGTCTTGAAGAGACCGATTCCACTCCGGCTGTAGGGGAAAGCAGTGTCGCTTCTCGTCGTTCGGAGCCTGTTACCATTACCACGGCTTCTCGTCCAAATCCTTTTCAGGTAGAGCTTTCTTTTCGCGGTTATTGCCTTTTTCGCTATCTTTCCGATTCCTCTCAGCGTGAGGAACGTTATTTCCACAAAGACGAACTTTTCCGGATCGATGTTGATCGGGAGATTCGGCTTTGGGTTTCCAACGCGGGATTGGTCACTGCAAAGATTACCGGAAAGGAAGTGGATCTCGGTGGTGCCGGTGAGGTTTCCACCAAATTGGTCAGATGGGAGCGAAGTGACTCAGGAAATTACGAATTGAAGTTGATACCCGTCTATTGA